One part of the Lotus japonicus ecotype B-129 chromosome 2, LjGifu_v1.2 genome encodes these proteins:
- the LOC130739558 gene encoding dihydrolipoyllysine-residue acetyltransferase component 4 of pyruvate dehydrogenase complex, chloroplastic, with amino-acid sequence MASPFLPTTTSSVAATNSTTLSFSSALASRRVSFAASAPSKPRRRPSQSVQSKIREIFMPALSSTMTEGKIVSWVKSEGDVLSKGDSVVVVESDKADMDVETFYDGILAAIVVNEGQTAPVGAPIGLLAETEEEVAEAKAKAASSANSAASSAPPVVESSSPAPAAKVVSDGPRKTVATPYAKKLAKQHKVDIGSVVGTGPNGRITPADVEAAAGIKPAASNAAPVVVAAPAPAAAPPPIPGSSVVPFTTMQSAVAKNMLESLSVPTFRVGYPVTTDALDALYAKVKLKGVTMTAILAKAAAMALAQHPVVNASCKDGKSFTYNSSINIAVAVAINGGLITPVLQDADKLDLYLLSQKWKELVDKARSKQLQPHEYNSGTFTLSNLGMFGVDRFDAILPPGQGAIMAVGASKPTVLADKDGFFSVKNKMLVNVTADHRIIYGADLAAFLQTFTKIIENPESLTL; translated from the exons ATGGCTTCCCCATTTCtccccaccaccacctcctccgtcGCCGCCACCAATTCCACCACCCTCTCCTTCTCCTCCGCCCTCGCCTCACGCCGCGTCTCCTTCGCGGCATCAGCACCCTCGAAACCTCGCCGGCGGCCTTCCCAGTCAGTCCAATCCAAGATCAGGGAGATCTTCATGCCGGCGCTCAGCTCCACCATGACGGAGGGCAAAATCGTCTCCTGGGTGAAATCCGAGGGCGACGTCCTCTCCAAGGGTGACAGCGTCGTCGTCGTCGAGTCCGATAAGGCCGACATGGACGTCGAGACGTTCTACGATGGAATCCTCGCCGCCATTGTCGTCAACGAGGGCCAGACCGCCCCCGTCGGCGCCCCTATTGGCCTACTCGCTGAGACCGAGGAGGAAGTCGCTGAGGCCAAAGCTAAGGCTGCCAGTTCCGCTAATTCCGCCGCTTCCTCCGCCCCGCCAGTGGTTGAATCTTCAAGTCCTGCCCCGGCGGCCAAGGTGGTTTCTGACGGGCCGCGGAAGACGGTGGCGACGCCGTACGCCAAGAAGCTTGCCAAGCAGCACAAGGTGGATATTGGATCGGTGGTGGGGACTGGTCCGAATGGAAGGATTACTCCGGCTGATGTGGAGGCTGCTGCTGGAATTAAGCCAGCTGCGAGCAATGCGGCTCCCGTTGTGGTGGCTGCTCCAGCTCCGGCGGCTGCCCCGCCTCCAATTCCTGGGTCTAGTGTTGTCCCCTTCACGACAATGCAGTCCGCAGTTGCCAAGAACATGTTGGAGAGTCTCTCGGTGCCTACATTCCGTGTTGGGTACCCTGTTACCACTGATGCACTTGATGCCCTCTATGCGAAG GTGAAGCTGAAGGGTGTGACGATGACGGCGATTCTAGCCAAGGCCGCTGCGATGGCACTGGCTCAACATCCAGTGGTGAATGCCTCCTGTAAAGATGGGAAAAGCTTTACATATAATAGCAGCATTAACATTGCTGTAGCCGTGGCAATCAATGGTGGTTTGATTACTCCTGTTCTTCAGGATGCTGATAAG TTGGACCTCTATCTTTTGTCCCAAAAATGGAAAGAGTTAGTGGATAAAGCTCGTTCTAAGCAATTGCAGCCTCACGAGTATAATTCAG GAACATTTACCCTTTCAAATTTGGGAATGTTTGGAGTTGACAGGTTTGATGCTATACTACCTCCAGGCCAG GGGGCTATCATGGCTGTTGGAGCATCTAAGCCTACTGTTCTGGCAGACAAGGATGGATTCTTCAGTGTAAAAAACAAAATGCTG GTGAATGTAACTGCTGATCACAGAATAATCTATGGAGCAGACTTGGCTGCATTCCTTCAGACGTTCacaaaaattattgaaaatccTGAAAGCCTAACATTGTAG